From the genome of Amycolatopsis camponoti:
CTCTACGGCCTCTTCGCGCCCTTCGCGGCCGCGTTGATGGAGCGGTTCGGCATCCGCCGCGTCTCGGCGACGGCGCTGTTCGTCATCGCCCTCGGCGCGGCCGGCACGGTCTTCATGAGCGCGAGCTGGCAGCTGATCCTGTGCTGGGGCGTGCTGATCGGCGCGGGCACCGGCTCGATGGCGATGAGCTTCGCCGCGACGGTGGCGGCCCGGTGGTTCGTCCGCAGCCGAGGCGTCGTCACCGGCGTGCTGACCGCGGCGGGCGCCACCGGCCAGCTGATCTTCCTGCCGCTCATCGCGAACCTCGCGGTGGGCTCGGGCTGGCGGACGGCGTCGCTGGTGATCGCGATCGCGGCGCTGGCGGTCGTCCCGGTGGTCCTGCTGGTCATCCGCGACCACCCCGCCGACGTCGGCACGACGGCGTACGGCGCACCGGCCGACGCCGAGGTCGCGCGCCCGGCGTCGAAGACCGGCTCGGCCCGGCGTGCGTTGTCGGTCCTCGGCCAGGCCGTCCGCACCCGCACGTTCTGGCTGCTCGCGGTGGGTTTCGCGATCTGCGGCGCGACGACGAACGGCCTGGTCGGCACCCACTTCGTCCCGGCCGCGCACGACCACGGCATGCCCCAGACGACGGCCGCCGGCCTGCTCGCCCTGGTGGGCGTCTTCGACGTGGTCGGCACGATTTTTTCGGGCTGGCTCACCGACCGCGTCGACCCGCGCATCCTGCTCGGCGTCTACTACGCCCTGCGTGGGCTCTCGCTGGCCCTGCTGCCGCAGCTGTTCACCGACTCGGTGCAGCCGAGCATGTGGGCGTTCATCCTGTTCTACGGCCTCGACTGGGTGGCCACGGTCCCCCCGACGGTCGCCCTCTGCGTCCGCGCATTCGGCGACGCGGGCCCGATCGTGTTCGGCTGGGTCTTCGCCTGCCACCAGCTGGGAGCGGCGTTCGCCGCATCGGCGGCGGGCCTGGTCCGCGACCAGCTGGGCAACTACAACGTGGCCTGGTACGCGGCGGCGGTCCTGGCGGTTTTGGCGTCCGTGGCCTCGCTGGCCATCAAGCGGGCGAAGAAGCCCGTCCCGGTACTCGCGAGCTGACTTCGTCACCCTCGGCGCGTCGTGAAACATCCCGTTAACACGCTGTCGTTAGGGTGCGGCCATGGATCGCCAGCAGGAATTCGTGCTCCGCACGCTCGAGGAGCGCGACATCCGTTTCGTCCGTCTCTGGTTCACCGATGTGCTGGGGTTCCTCAAGTCCGTCGCGGTCGCCCCGGCCGAGCTCGAAGGCGCCTTCACCGAAGGGATCGGCTTCGACGGCTCGGCCATCGAGGGCTTCGCCCGCGTCTACGAGTCGGACATGGTCGCCAAGCCCGACCCGGCCACCTTC
Proteins encoded in this window:
- a CDS encoding MFS transporter is translated as MTVETRPAPKLHRAWLIAGAAFVALLASAGFRSAPGVLIDPLHQEFGWSTATISSAVSVNLVLYGLFAPFAAALMERFGIRRVSATALFVIALGAAGTVFMSASWQLILCWGVLIGAGTGSMAMSFAATVAARWFVRSRGVVTGVLTAAGATGQLIFLPLIANLAVGSGWRTASLVIAIAALAVVPVVLLVIRDHPADVGTTAYGAPADAEVARPASKTGSARRALSVLGQAVRTRTFWLLAVGFAICGATTNGLVGTHFVPAAHDHGMPQTTAAGLLALVGVFDVVGTIFSGWLTDRVDPRILLGVYYALRGLSLALLPQLFTDSVQPSMWAFILFYGLDWVATVPPTVALCVRAFGDAGPIVFGWVFACHQLGAAFAASAAGLVRDQLGNYNVAWYAAAVLAVLASVASLAIKRAKKPVPVLAS